The Salvia miltiorrhiza cultivar Shanhuang (shh) chromosome 1, IMPLAD_Smil_shh, whole genome shotgun sequence genome has a window encoding:
- the LOC131016986 gene encoding L-ascorbate oxidase-like — translation MGVFVDSWWVLILILAVGIIRSATAAGKVRHLKWEAQYMHWSPDGEEGVVITINGQFPGPTIRARAGDTIHLQLTNKLHTEGLVIHWHGIRQIGTPWADGTASISQCAINPGETFLYRFKLDRAGTYFYHGHYGMQRSAGLYGSLIVDVAEGEKEKLEYDGEFNILLSDWWHKGSHEQEVDLSSKPMRWIGEPQSLLVNGRGQFNCSMAAHFSNSSAVPCKLRGNEQYAPYILNVHPNKTYRLRIASSTALVSLNLAIGHHKMVVVEADGNYVEPFTVDNIDIYSGDSYSVLFTTDQSPSENYWISATVRGREPHTPPALAILNYLPTSAARLPSSPPPVAPRWDDYAYSKAFSNKILALSGSPQPPPRHQRRIVLLNTQNYIDGYTKWSINNVSLTLPTTPYLGSIKYGMPDAFDARSPPDRFPRGYDVMRPAPNPNSTYGSGVYTLRFNSTVDVILQNANALKPNVSEIHPWHLHGHDFWVLGYGEGEFTDKDAAGFNLKNPPIRNTAVIFPYGWTALRFVADNPGVWAFHCHIEPHLHMGMGVVFAEGVHRINAIPNEALACGLTGKLLMSNPHN, via the exons ATGGGTGTGTTTGTTGATTCATGGTgggttttgattttgattttggcAGTTGGAATAATTAGGTCAGCAACGGCGGCGGGTAAAGTCCGACATTTGAAATGGGAAGCGCAATACATGCACTGGTCTCCCGACGGGGAGGAAGGCGTGGTGATAACCATCAATGGGCAGTTCCCGGGCCCCACCATACGGGCTCGGGCCGGCGACACCATCCATCTCCAGCTCACCAACAAGCTTCACACCGAGGGCCTTGTCATCCACTGGCACGGAATCAGACAG ATTGGGACGCCTTGGGCAGATGGGACTGCCTCAATCTCGCAGTGTGCTATTAATCCAGGAGAAACATTTCTCTACAGGTTTAAACTCGACCGG GCGGGCACATACTTTTACCATGGGCACTACGGCATGCAACGGTCAGCTGGGCTCTACGGATCGTTGATCGTGGACGTGGcagaaggagagaaggagaagttgGAGTATGATGGAGAGTTCAACATTCTACTCAGTGATTGGTGGCATAAGGGCTCTCATGAACAAGAGGTTGatctctcctccaaacccaTGCGTTGGATTGGAGAGCCACAG AGCTTGTTAGTCAATGGAAGAGGGCAGTTCAACTGCTCCATGGCGGCACATTTTAGCAACTCATCGGCAGTTCCGTGCAAGTTAAGAGGCAATGAACAGTATGCGCCTTATATCCTTAATGTCCACCCCAATAAGACCTACCGGCTCAGGATAGCGAGCTCCACCGCACTTGTTTCACTCAACTTGGCTATTGGG CATCACAAGATGGTGGTGGTGGAAGCCGACGGCAACTACGTGGAGCCATTCACCGTGGACAACATCGACATCTACTCCGGCGATAGCTACTCCGTCCTCTTCACAACCGACCAATCCCCCTCGGAAAACTACTGGATCTCCGCCACCGTGAGAGGCAGGGAGCCCCACACACCCCCGGCCCTCGCCATCCTCAACTACCTCCCAACATCCGCCGCGCGCCTCCCCAGCTCGCCCCCACCCGTGGCCCCGCGGTGGGACGACTACGCCTACAGCAAAGCCTTCTCCAACAAGATCCTCGCCCTGAGCGGCTCCCCCCAACCCCCGCCCCGACACCAGCGGCGGATCGTGCTGCTGAACACGCAGAACTACATCGACGGCTACACCAAATGGTCCATCAACAACGTGTCCCTCACCCTCCCCACCACCCCTTACCTAGGCTCCATCAAATACGGCATGCCCGACGCCTTCGACGCCAGGAGCCCGCCCGACCGCTTCCCCCGCGGCTACGACGTCATGCGCCCCGCGCCCAACCCCAACTCCACCTACGGCAGCGGCGTCTACACGCTGAGGTTCAACTCCACCGTGGACGTGATCTTGCAGAACGCCAACGCGCTGAAGCCCAACGTGAGCGAGATTCATCCCTGGCATTTGCATGGCCATGATTTCTGGGTGCTTGGCTATGGAGAGGGCGAGTTCACGGACAAGGACGCGGCCGGATTTAACCTGAAGAACCCGCCGATTAGGAACACGGCGGTGATCTTCCCGTACGGGTGGACGGCGCTGCGGTTCGTGGCGGATAATCCGGGCGTGTGGGCGTTTCACTGCCATATTGAGCCGCATTTGCATATGGGGATGGGGGTTGTGTTTGCGGAAGGGGTGCATCGCATCAACGCCATTCCTAATGAGGCTCTTGCCTGTGGATTGACGGGGAAATTGCTCATGAGTAATCCACACAATTGA